DNA sequence from the Desmodus rotundus isolate HL8 chromosome 4, HLdesRot8A.1, whole genome shotgun sequence genome:
CTGTTCTCTACTtcctccatctcctccttcccttcctctccctccaccaccttCTAGAATTTAGGCTGATTAGTGGCACCTGGTGGTAGCCTATGGCCTTTCTAACTATTTTAGGTAGCAAAAGTACAGCAGCTAGAATAGTACTATCTCAACTACGGCCCCATAAGTGTGGCCCCCATTTCATCAGTGAATCACAGGCTTCTAGTAACGATAACATCAAACATGCCTGTTATCTGCCAACTACTGTACACACAGTATACccatcatctcatttaaccctaGGACTTCCCTCTGAAATACGGCACTgctatccccactttacaggtggggaaactgagggtcagagagagcAAGCATGTTGATCAATACTGCAAAGCTGATAAGTAGGAATCAAACCCAGGCCTCTCTATTCCTGAACTCCAGATGCTGAACTTCCTTTCCTAGAACgtcagggctggggaggaggtgagaCCCTTTAGTCTATACCCTCCACTCCTAACTTtatgaaagacaaggaaaaagtGCCAGGAAAGCAATGTGTTCAAGGCTACCCACGGAGGCACGACTTCGTGGAGGCTTTGTGAGGATGCTGTCACTGGTCATCTCCATATCCCTAGGCCCTGGCACCTGGCCTGGCACCGGGAAAGTGCCTGAATACTGTGCAGGAATGAACACAGTCATTTAGTAGCAAGGCTGGAGTCCTGTGCCCCTGACCTGGCAGTACAGCCCCTTCTCCCTGTGACCAGCAGCCCTCCCCCAGGCTTTGGCACCACACCTGGATGTACGCATGGTTTGTCGGGTGGAACTCCTCCCCCAcagggttaggacactcgccctCGCAGCGATAAGCATTGTATTGCTTGGGGTAGATGATCCAGGCGCCCCATCCAATCAGGTTGAAGTCCACCTGGAACTTGACCTTCCGACACAGTTGGCTTCTGTCAGGCAAAGGATGTCGAGGGtgcctcctgcccctctcccGGAAGAGCTGTCCCTCCTGGGCCCTCCAGGAGCTCGAAGCTTCCCAAAGCAAGGTGGGGCCACCCAGCCTCCTCTGCTCAGGAGAGAGGTTGGAGTAGAGCAGGAGGAGCACGTGGGTGACAGGTGGCGTGGGAGGCCGCTGCCAACACTCTCTAGCCAAGCTGGACATCTGCTCCCTCAGCTCCCTGGGGTGCTTCAGCCACTTGGAGAGTGGCCTGGTCACCTCCAGGACCAGGCTGCCCGAGGAAAAGGTGACCTGGGACAGAGTGACAGTGAACAGTTCCATCCGAAGACGTTCCAGGCAGCCGGCGGGGTCCTGATCTACCTCCAGCTTTGGCTGGTGGAAAATCTCAATGGAGAGCGGGACCTCAGGGGAAAGGTCCACagggctggccagctgcagccggAGCTCAGCCCACTCCAAATCTTCTTTTTGGCTCAGGAAGGAGAAGTCAAAAGCAAAGGTCCAGTTCTGCCCGTCCACCTCCacatctgggggggggggaaacacaGGAAGGGAGCGGGGTGAGTGGGGTCCTGCAGTCTCGGTCGGTGTAATAACAGCCACAGCTCCTGTCTGAGCTCTCACCTCCTAGGAATCACCTCTCTTAATCCTCTCCTTCACCCTATGATTTGGGAATGTTATTGAACCTATTTAGAGATGAGGACAATTGAGGCTCAGAAGTTAAATTACCTGCTTAAGGTTTTATTCTtggcaggtggcagagccaagaATAAACCTGGATTTGCCTAGCTGAAAAGCCCGAACTCCAAATCACTGTTCTGCTACTCCCCCTCAAGACCCTCCAAAGCCAGAGAATAATTGGTAAAAACTGGACAAGTTCATCTCCCCTCccatctatacacacacacacacacacacacacacacacacacacagagtctaaGGCCATGCCCTGAGCTTTTGGCCTAAACCCTGGGCTTCCAACGTACCCTCTAACCCCGGCACAAGTCACCTTCCCAGGCCCCATTTCCTCATTAGGAGGGTGGCCCGTTTCTCGGGCATAAGGAAGTTGGTGTGTGAGTCACAGAAAGGCTTGGAGCTCCCAGCGAGGCACAAGCAGCAGAAACCAAACACTGGCTACCCTCTTCCCGGCCAGCTCCTCAAGACGAGGCAGAAACTGCAGGGGGGTTA
Encoded proteins:
- the NODAL gene encoding nodal homolog, giving the protein MHAHRLRFLLLHIWWALLQAGAATVAPVPLRTRGQPSSPSPLAYMLSLYRDPPRADIIRSLQAQDVEVDGQNWTFAFDFSFLSQKEDLEWAELRLQLASPVDLSPEVPLSIEIFHQPKLEVDQDPAGCLERLRMELFTVTLSQVTFSSGSLVLEVTRPLSKWLKHPRELREQMSSLARECWQRPPTPPVTHVLLLLYSNLSPEQRRLGGPTLLWEASSSWRAQEGQLFRERGRRHPRHPLPDRSQLCRKVKFQVDFNLIGWGAWIIYPKQYNAYRCEGECPNPVGEEFHPTNHAYIQSLLKRYQPHRVPSPCCAPVKTRPLSMLYVDNGRVLLDHHRDMIVEECGCL